One window of Atribacter laminatus genomic DNA carries:
- the murA gene encoding UDP-N-acetylglucosamine 1-carboxyvinyltransferase, with product MEKFVINGGNPLAGLVEIGGSKNAALPILAATLLSETPSIIRNIPDLLDVNTMILVLQGLGVKIEKLAEGTFQIFPDSLIKSDAPYELIRKMRASFLVTGPLITRLKRAQVPLPGGCAIGSRPIDLHIKGFLHLGVQVSMHSGYVEAWTDQLHPGEIYLDFPSVGATENIMMLASVIPGDTVIANAAREPEVTDLANFLMAMGAKIEGVGTDTIVIYGTPKLYGCDYSIINDRIEAGTFCVAAAITGGDVEIKGVNHIAMRSIITKLEEIGAKISKVSEDSLFISMKERPRATDIKTMPYPGFPTDMQAQFMTLLCLADGVSVITETVFENRFAHVGELERMGVNIKVEGRSAVVVGVEKLTGTQVTASDLRAGAALVLAGLAAEGTTDVYGISHVDRGYANLEKKLHKLGASIKRVYE from the coding sequence GTGGAAAAGTTTGTAATCAACGGTGGAAATCCTTTAGCAGGTTTAGTAGAAATTGGCGGTTCTAAAAATGCAGCACTTCCTATTCTTGCCGCAACACTTTTAAGTGAGACACCCTCCATTATTAGGAATATTCCTGATTTATTAGATGTAAATACCATGATTTTGGTTCTTCAAGGGTTAGGAGTCAAAATCGAGAAGTTGGCTGAAGGGACCTTTCAAATTTTTCCTGACTCTCTCATAAAATCAGATGCTCCTTACGAATTAATACGAAAAATGAGAGCTTCTTTTTTGGTCACCGGACCGCTTATCACAAGATTAAAAAGAGCTCAAGTCCCGCTTCCCGGTGGATGCGCAATTGGTTCAAGGCCTATAGATCTTCATATAAAAGGATTTCTTCATTTGGGTGTTCAAGTATCAATGCATTCGGGATATGTTGAAGCTTGGACGGATCAGTTACACCCCGGTGAAATTTACTTAGATTTTCCGAGTGTAGGTGCAACTGAAAATATAATGATGTTGGCTTCGGTTATTCCAGGGGATACGGTGATAGCGAATGCAGCCAGAGAACCGGAAGTGACTGATCTGGCAAACTTTCTTATGGCAATGGGTGCGAAAATCGAAGGAGTTGGAACCGATACTATTGTTATATACGGAACTCCTAAATTATATGGTTGTGATTATTCAATCATCAACGACCGAATTGAAGCTGGCACATTTTGTGTCGCAGCTGCAATTACTGGTGGAGATGTGGAAATCAAGGGAGTTAATCACATTGCCATGCGTTCTATTATTACCAAATTGGAAGAAATTGGTGCCAAAATTTCCAAGGTATCTGAAGATAGTCTATTCATATCTATGAAAGAAAGACCTCGTGCAACCGATATTAAAACTATGCCTTATCCTGGTTTTCCCACCGATATGCAAGCTCAATTTATGACCCTTCTCTGTTTGGCTGATGGGGTTAGTGTAATCACCGAAACAGTTTTTGAGAATCGATTTGCCCATGTGGGAGAACTGGAAAGAATGGGAGTGAATATAAAAGTTGAGGGGAGAAGTGCAGTGGTAGTTGGTGTGGAAAAACTTACTGGAACTCAGGTTACTGCTTCGGATTTGCGAGCAGGAGCTGCGTTGGTTTTGGCAGGCTTAGCAGCAGAGGGAACGACTGATGTTTATGGTATTTCTCATGTTGATCGAGGCTATGCAAATTTAGAAAAGAAACTTCATAAACTTGGTGCCTCAATAAAGAGGGTTTACGAATAA
- a CDS encoding type IA DNA topoisomerase — MGKTLIITEKPSVAKDIAKVLGKFTNRKEYLESEKFYITWAIGHLITLAEPEDYEKRFKVWRLNLLPILPDKFLLKPIKKNEKRIKIIKDLIESDDVEEIINGCDAGREGELIFRYIYEFTGSQKPFKRLWLSSMTAPAIRQSFNNLLPGERLELLAEAAKCRSESDWLMGINGTRVFTARFKILLSVGRVQTPTLAILVLREKEIQNFKPTPYWEIFAEFSSPQGAYLGKWIDGEDRVYDQQQALQIEQKVQGKNGKVIEYSDKKTKEQHPLLYDLTELQRDANKIFGFSAKRTLNSAQKLYEARKLITYPRTDSRYLSNDLVDQVTTGWNMLRKCGFDELTQDPFDSKKALKDRRVFDNSRVSDHHAIIPTGEKIDWDTLGRDDQKIMDLICKRFLSVFYPEAIWAQRRIKTQVENENFISKSKVLVEPGWRKVYGKEAGSEESEYLPEAEVGTAVKTEKVWVEEKETKAPPRYTEASLLSAMEGAGKFVEDEELQDIMKESGLGTPATRAAIIERLIEVGYLEREGKTLIPSPKGIELINLVESIPVIELASPQLTGQWEKKLILIEKGQFSRKEFINEIKKLTEEIVAKVKEKPDNGERAKMNSNVGSCPICGSPVQENRSAFACIQWKEGCPFTLWKKILGKTITRSQAQKLITQGRTDVISGFKSKKGKFFKARLILQEGGKIGFEFNSPTQKKKNDSVSTLEEKSSK; from the coding sequence ATGGGTAAAACTCTAATTATTACTGAAAAACCGAGTGTCGCAAAAGATATAGCAAAAGTTTTAGGGAAATTTACCAATCGAAAAGAGTACTTAGAAAGCGAGAAATTTTATATTACCTGGGCAATAGGCCATCTTATTACTTTAGCTGAACCTGAAGATTATGAAAAAAGATTTAAGGTATGGAGATTAAACCTTCTTCCCATTCTTCCTGATAAATTTCTTTTAAAGCCTATTAAGAAAAACGAGAAAAGAATCAAAATAATCAAAGATCTCATTGAATCAGACGATGTTGAAGAAATTATAAATGGATGTGATGCGGGAAGGGAAGGAGAGCTCATTTTTAGATATATTTATGAATTTACCGGATCTCAAAAACCGTTTAAGAGACTTTGGCTTTCATCAATGACTGCTCCTGCTATTCGTCAATCATTTAACAATCTCCTACCAGGAGAGAGACTGGAATTACTTGCAGAAGCAGCCAAATGTCGATCGGAAAGCGATTGGTTGATGGGAATAAATGGAACCCGGGTATTTACTGCTCGTTTTAAAATTCTGTTGTCGGTTGGAAGAGTTCAGACACCAACCTTAGCGATTTTAGTCTTACGTGAAAAAGAAATTCAAAACTTCAAACCAACTCCCTATTGGGAAATTTTTGCTGAATTTTCTTCACCTCAAGGGGCTTATCTAGGAAAATGGATTGATGGTGAAGACCGAGTTTACGATCAACAGCAAGCTTTACAAATTGAGCAAAAAGTTCAAGGGAAAAATGGTAAAGTGATAGAGTATTCTGATAAAAAAACCAAAGAACAGCATCCCCTTCTTTATGACCTTACTGAACTACAGCGTGATGCCAATAAAATATTTGGTTTTTCTGCCAAAAGAACTCTTAATTCAGCCCAAAAACTCTATGAAGCTCGCAAACTGATTACTTATCCACGAACCGATTCCCGATATCTTTCTAATGATTTGGTCGACCAGGTGACAACGGGATGGAATATGCTTCGAAAATGCGGTTTTGATGAATTGACCCAAGACCCTTTTGACTCAAAAAAGGCATTAAAAGATAGAAGAGTTTTTGATAATAGCCGGGTATCTGATCATCATGCCATCATACCGACCGGAGAAAAAATTGATTGGGATACTCTGGGACGAGATGATCAAAAAATTATGGATCTTATTTGCAAGCGATTTCTTTCGGTTTTTTATCCCGAAGCAATATGGGCTCAGAGACGAATTAAAACTCAGGTGGAAAATGAGAATTTTATTAGTAAATCGAAAGTGTTGGTTGAGCCAGGGTGGAGAAAAGTTTACGGTAAAGAAGCCGGATCCGAAGAGTCGGAATATCTTCCAGAAGCCGAAGTTGGAACAGCGGTGAAAACCGAAAAAGTTTGGGTTGAAGAAAAAGAAACCAAAGCACCACCACGGTATACCGAAGCATCTCTTCTTTCTGCAATGGAGGGAGCAGGAAAATTTGTTGAAGACGAAGAGTTGCAGGATATTATGAAAGAGTCGGGGTTGGGTACCCCTGCTACCCGAGCTGCAATAATAGAGCGATTAATCGAGGTTGGATATTTAGAAAGGGAAGGGAAAACTTTAATTCCTTCTCCAAAGGGGATTGAACTTATTAATTTAGTTGAAAGTATTCCAGTTATTGAGTTGGCTTCCCCTCAATTAACTGGCCAGTGGGAAAAGAAACTCATTTTAATAGAAAAGGGACAATTTTCTCGAAAAGAATTTATAAATGAAATCAAAAAATTGACCGAGGAGATTGTAGCCAAGGTTAAAGAAAAACCAGATAATGGTGAAAGGGCCAAAATGAACAGCAATGTTGGTTCTTGTCCAATATGTGGTTCGCCAGTTCAGGAAAACCGAAGCGCTTTTGCCTGTATTCAATGGAAAGAAGGGTGTCCTTTTACTTTATGGAAAAAAATTTTGGGGAAAACCATTACCCGTAGCCAGGCTCAAAAACTCATTACTCAAGGAAGAACAGATGTTATTTCAGGTTTTAAATCCAAGAAGGGGAAATTTTTTAAAGCACGGTTGATTCTCCAGGAAGGTGGGAAAATTGGATTTGAATTTAACTCACCAACCCAAAAAAAGAAGAATGATTCGGTTTCAACGCTTGAGGAAAAAAGCTCAAAATGA
- a CDS encoding fumarate hydratase C-terminal domain-containing protein — translation MKNVNEYILKTPLSIDDVLILHSGDKVLLNGEIYCARDATHRRMIADIKSGSELPFSLMNSTFYYAGPSPTPPGKVVGSVGPTTSSRMDQFLEYFLQRGLRSTIGKGERSSGIKKLLEKYNSVYFITCGGAAAYLSSFVVRSDLLGYEDLGAQALIRLWVRDLPLLVAYDSYGGDLFESGKIHHRRVNLIDWGSELSL, via the coding sequence ATGAAAAATGTCAATGAATATATCTTGAAAACACCTTTGAGCATAGATGATGTTTTAATCTTACATAGCGGCGATAAGGTGTTGTTGAATGGAGAAATATATTGTGCTCGTGATGCGACACATCGTCGTATGATTGCTGATATCAAGTCGGGATCAGAGCTCCCTTTTTCTTTAATGAATTCCACTTTTTATTATGCTGGTCCAAGCCCGACGCCACCAGGAAAAGTTGTGGGTTCGGTTGGGCCAACAACGTCAAGCCGTATGGATCAATTTTTGGAATATTTCCTTCAAAGAGGTTTGAGGTCAACTATTGGTAAAGGTGAACGAAGCTCAGGAATAAAAAAACTTCTGGAAAAATACAATTCAGTCTATTTTATTACTTGCGGTGGAGCAGCGGCCTATTTATCCAGCTTTGTTGTTCGCTCCGATTTGTTGGGATACGAAGACTTAGGAGCTCAAGCTTTAATTCGGCTTTGGGTTCGGGATTTACCACTGTTAGTTGCCTATGATAGTTATGGGGGAGATCTTTTTGAATCGGGAAAAATTCACCATCGTAGAGTCAACCTTATAGATTGGGGATCAGAGCTATCTCTTTAA
- a CDS encoding fumarate hydratase: protein MMKYISHEELISPLESALIEMNIKSPEKLQNCMMGALTQEKSDPAREMFSEILENYVIAQEECLPLCQDTGMVMAEVSIGIEVVLTGGTFQEALNEAIRRAYQKSYFRKSILSDPLIGKNTGDNTPGIVFIQQTSGNEFRVNLLIKGGGCDNISALKMMTPGIASDEIKKFVLQELDKNASRACPPLIVGIGIGGNAAYAMYLASRALGRPLGTPNRCKEYHQWEEQWKNEINQLGIGPQGVGGKMTCLEVRIESHPSHIASLPVGMVCSCHVFRQKMLSW, encoded by the coding sequence ATGATGAAATATATTTCGCACGAAGAGCTGATATCGCCTTTGGAAAGCGCTTTGATAGAGATGAATATAAAGAGTCCAGAGAAACTACAAAATTGCATGATGGGAGCACTAACTCAGGAAAAAAGCGATCCCGCTCGTGAAATGTTTTCCGAAATATTAGAAAACTATGTAATTGCCCAAGAAGAGTGCCTTCCTCTTTGCCAGGATACTGGTATGGTTATGGCAGAAGTATCAATTGGTATTGAAGTTGTGTTGACAGGGGGAACCTTTCAAGAGGCTTTGAATGAAGCAATCCGTCGAGCCTATCAAAAAAGCTATTTCCGAAAGTCAATTTTATCTGACCCCTTAATCGGGAAGAACACAGGAGATAATACGCCTGGAATTGTATTTATTCAACAAACTTCTGGCAACGAGTTTCGTGTTAATCTTCTGATTAAAGGTGGTGGGTGCGATAATATTAGTGCCTTAAAAATGATGACTCCAGGAATTGCCTCGGATGAAATAAAAAAATTTGTCTTGCAAGAGCTGGATAAAAACGCCAGTCGAGCCTGTCCACCACTTATTGTTGGTATTGGGATTGGAGGAAATGCCGCTTACGCTATGTATCTTGCTTCCCGTGCCCTTGGGCGACCCTTGGGAACGCCCAATCGATGTAAAGAATACCATCAATGGGAAGAACAATGGAAAAATGAAATTAACCAACTCGGCATAGGTCCTCAAGGAGTAGGAGGGAAGATGACTTGTTTAGAGGTTCGTATTGAGAGCCATCCATCTCATATAGCCAGCCTTCCGGTTGGGATGGTTTGCTCCTGTCATGTTTTTCGTCAAAAGATGTTATCTTGGTGA
- a CDS encoding NAD(P)-dependent malic enzyme: protein MQKKTEMELNQPLIEAMKLHEFYHGKIEMNLKCPVRSYHDFAIWYTPGVAEVCKAIVGDPKLSYEYTNRWNTVAVVSNGTRVLGLGNIGPEAAMPVMEGKSLLFRYLGGVDSWPLCLKTQNTEELIQIVQSLEPSFGGINLEDISQPECFTVLETLQKSMKIPVWHDDQQGTALVTVAGVLGAVEVVQKPLDKIRVALVGAGASNIRIAHLLIKAGVLAENIVLCDRSGTLHRERKDLEENHPWKWELCQMTNGDNLKGGKAEAIANRDLLIALSTPGPGVIKPEWIQTMEKDAIVFACANPNPEIWPWEAKEAGAKIVATGRSDFPNQVNNSLGFPGLFRGILSVQSACINDDMCIAASKAIYRFAQKRGLHPDYIIPSMEEWQLFIEEALAVAQVAVEQNHAQKKKDFNELRKEVEKIIQRAQDMVKDLVKLDYIPLPQEKQ, encoded by the coding sequence ATGCAAAAGAAAACCGAGATGGAATTGAATCAACCATTAATAGAAGCGATGAAGCTTCATGAGTTTTATCATGGGAAGATAGAAATGAATTTAAAATGTCCGGTAAGGTCCTACCATGATTTTGCCATATGGTATACTCCAGGAGTTGCCGAAGTGTGCAAAGCAATAGTAGGTGATCCTAAGCTCTCCTATGAATACACCAATCGATGGAACACTGTGGCGGTGGTTTCGAATGGAACAAGAGTTTTAGGCTTGGGAAATATTGGTCCAGAAGCTGCAATGCCGGTTATGGAAGGAAAATCACTTTTATTTCGTTATTTAGGAGGAGTTGATTCTTGGCCGCTCTGCTTGAAGACTCAAAACACCGAAGAATTAATACAAATTGTCCAATCTCTTGAACCGAGTTTTGGAGGGATTAATCTAGAAGACATATCGCAACCGGAGTGTTTTACTGTTTTAGAGACTTTACAAAAAAGTATGAAAATACCGGTTTGGCATGATGATCAACAGGGAACTGCCTTAGTGACGGTTGCGGGGGTATTGGGAGCAGTTGAAGTTGTACAAAAACCCTTGGATAAAATTCGAGTTGCATTGGTAGGGGCAGGTGCATCAAATATCCGAATTGCTCATTTGCTTATAAAAGCTGGAGTTCTTGCCGAAAACATTGTCCTCTGCGATCGAAGTGGGACGCTTCATCGAGAAAGAAAGGATTTGGAAGAAAATCATCCCTGGAAATGGGAGCTGTGCCAAATGACCAATGGTGATAACTTAAAAGGTGGAAAAGCTGAAGCAATCGCCAATCGTGACTTGCTTATAGCCTTGTCGACACCGGGTCCTGGTGTAATCAAACCAGAATGGATTCAAACCATGGAAAAAGATGCCATTGTATTTGCTTGTGCCAATCCGAATCCGGAAATATGGCCTTGGGAAGCGAAGGAAGCTGGAGCTAAAATTGTTGCGACTGGACGATCGGATTTCCCGAATCAAGTGAATAATTCATTGGGATTCCCGGGATTATTTCGAGGTATTCTTTCGGTTCAATCAGCATGCATTAATGACGATATGTGCATAGCAGCTTCCAAGGCTATTTATCGATTTGCGCAGAAAAGAGGACTCCATCCAGATTATATAATTCCCAGTATGGAAGAATGGCAGTTGTTCATTGAAGAGGCTTTAGCAGTTGCCCAGGTTGCTGTTGAACAAAATCATGCACAGAAAAAGAAAGATTTTAATGAACTTCGGAAAGAAGTTGAGAAAATTATCCAGAGAGCCCAGGATATGGTGAAAGATTTAGTAAAATTAGATTATATTCCTCTTCCTCAGGAGAAGCAATGA
- a CDS encoding C-GCAxxG-C-C family protein has protein sequence MPEATEYHQQGFNCCESTLLGLCDHLGKTCHFFPRLATGFGGGLGHTGDVCGAITGSIMALGLEFGRDQGNDKKTRDDLYLLVEHFINDVKKELGAIDCIDLIGVPMNTEEGLNEYRKNNMHLKCREFIKTISQIAKEYLDQNRH, from the coding sequence ATGCCAGAAGCAACTGAATACCATCAACAGGGATTTAATTGTTGTGAGTCAACATTATTGGGATTGTGCGATCATTTAGGAAAAACCTGCCATTTCTTCCCTCGGTTGGCAACCGGTTTTGGGGGTGGGTTAGGTCATACCGGTGATGTCTGTGGGGCTATAACCGGTTCAATTATGGCATTGGGTTTAGAATTCGGGCGTGACCAGGGGAATGATAAAAAAACCCGGGACGATCTCTATTTATTAGTAGAGCATTTCATAAATGATGTAAAAAAAGAATTAGGAGCCATAGATTGCATTGATTTAATTGGTGTTCCCATGAATACTGAAGAAGGATTAAATGAGTATCGAAAAAATAATATGCACTTAAAATGCCGAGAATTCATTAAAACCATATCCCAAATAGCTAAAGAATATCTCGACCAAAATCGTCATTAA
- a CDS encoding TIGR04013 family B12-binding domain/radical SAM domain-containing protein, with product MEPASVFFCSKEVELFSALTHHQSGLILISVMTPDCEQVQPLLVKCKSINPQVKICLGGPHISAEPEFFQGLADWMVIGEAENLIQEIISCAINDFSVMNPVILKSNQRVHLDLYPPSPIKLGKYGFIEITRGCPYGCYFCQTSSLFGTDVRHRSLEAIFEYCREMKKKNLTDIRFITPNALAYDSIDGRSLNLNSLFSLLEGIKKIIGETGRIFFGSFPSEIRPDFITLESIQILKKFSDSKTLVFGGQTGSNRLLKNLHRGHSREQVFSAVDLAIQNGFQVAVDFIFGLPGEKEEDEKETVKSIQKLIKQGAKIHAHSFLPLPGTRLSDAQPTSMSAFLRHFLGKIARDGFLFGQWQTQEKLAQIIKRDY from the coding sequence ATGGAACCAGCTTCAGTTTTTTTTTGTTCAAAAGAGGTTGAACTATTCTCTGCTCTCACTCATCACCAATCTGGTTTAATATTGATATCAGTTATGACCCCTGATTGTGAACAAGTTCAACCTCTTTTAGTAAAGTGTAAATCCATTAATCCCCAAGTTAAAATTTGTCTTGGAGGTCCTCACATCTCGGCAGAACCAGAATTCTTCCAAGGTCTTGCTGATTGGATGGTTATAGGAGAAGCTGAAAACCTCATTCAAGAGATAATTTCATGTGCTATAAATGATTTTTCCGTTATGAACCCGGTAATCCTTAAATCAAATCAGCGGGTTCATCTTGATCTCTATCCTCCCTCCCCTATTAAACTGGGAAAATATGGCTTCATCGAGATTACTCGCGGATGTCCCTATGGATGTTATTTCTGTCAGACAAGCTCGTTATTTGGAACCGATGTTCGACATCGCAGTCTTGAAGCCATATTTGAGTACTGCCGAGAAATGAAGAAAAAAAATTTGACTGATATCCGTTTCATCACGCCAAATGCTTTAGCTTATGATTCGATTGATGGACGATCTTTAAACCTGAATTCTCTTTTTTCCCTCTTAGAAGGGATTAAAAAAATTATTGGTGAGACCGGTCGAATTTTTTTTGGATCCTTCCCCTCCGAAATCCGTCCCGATTTTATCACTCTTGAGTCAATACAAATTTTAAAAAAATTTTCTGATAGTAAAACTCTGGTCTTTGGCGGACAAACTGGGAGTAATCGGTTATTAAAAAACCTTCATCGAGGTCATTCTCGAGAACAGGTTTTTTCAGCGGTGGATCTGGCCATTCAAAATGGTTTCCAGGTAGCCGTCGATTTTATTTTTGGCCTCCCTGGTGAAAAAGAAGAAGATGAAAAAGAAACCGTTAAATCCATCCAGAAGCTTATAAAGCAAGGAGCAAAAATTCACGCTCATTCTTTCCTTCCTCTTCCTGGAACTCGTTTATCTGATGCTCAACCTACAAGCATGTCAGCATTTTTGAGGCATTTTTTGGGGAAGATAGCCCGAGATGGTTTCCTCTTTGGACAGTGGCAAACCCAGGAAAAACTTGCTCAAATTATTAAAAGAGATTATTAA
- a CDS encoding DUF951 domain-containing protein yields the protein MGIIKIEVEDILTLKKSHPCGSQQWKVTRIGADIGMKCVKCGHFVMVSRQKLEKAIREINRKGHTLKPIDAIVEIE from the coding sequence ATGGGAATCATTAAAATTGAAGTTGAGGACATTTTAACTCTTAAAAAGAGCCATCCTTGTGGGAGCCAACAATGGAAGGTGACCAGAATTGGTGCTGATATTGGGATGAAATGTGTTAAATGTGGTCATTTTGTTATGGTTTCCAGGCAGAAACTGGAAAAAGCTATTCGCGAAATAAACCGGAAGGGTCATACTTTAAAACCAATAGATGCTATTGTTGAAATAGAATAG
- a CDS encoding nitroreductase family protein, with the protein MDLMEIIKNRRSIRKYRSDEISQQDLNEIFEAVQLAPSANNLQPWKFILIRNDKKKRLIAQACAGQEFIGEAPVIVVACAIGRGGYIGKYMESWPVDLAIAVTHLILSAWNKGLGTCWIGDFDEDKIREICSIPHVVRVVAITPLGYPVKTVPPTSRRPVERIICQESFSE; encoded by the coding sequence ATGGACCTTATGGAAATCATAAAGAACCGCAGAAGTATTCGAAAATATCGTTCTGATGAAATATCCCAACAAGATTTAAATGAGATCTTTGAAGCTGTGCAATTGGCACCCTCGGCTAACAATCTCCAACCATGGAAATTCATTTTGATTCGAAATGATAAAAAGAAACGTTTAATTGCTCAAGCATGTGCCGGCCAAGAGTTTATTGGAGAAGCTCCTGTTATTGTTGTTGCCTGTGCAATAGGTAGAGGTGGATATATTGGAAAATATATGGAAAGCTGGCCTGTTGATTTGGCAATTGCTGTGACCCATTTAATATTATCGGCTTGGAACAAAGGACTGGGTACCTGCTGGATAGGAGATTTTGATGAAGATAAGATTCGGGAAATATGTAGCATTCCTCATGTGGTAAGAGTTGTGGCGATTACGCCTCTTGGTTACCCAGTAAAGACTGTTCCGCCGACTTCAAGAAGACCGGTGGAAAGGATTATTTGTCAGGAAAGCTTTTCTGAATAA